In Aurantimicrobium minutum, the following proteins share a genomic window:
- the rplE gene encoding 50S ribosomal protein L5, whose translation MTNTAVAGKIQPRLKAKYKAELQQALATELGLKNVHEIPTLTKIVVNMGVGEAAKDGKLIDFAVADLTAITGQKPSVTKARKSIAQFKLREGQPIGAHVTLRGDRMWEFLDRTLSLALPRIRDFRGLSDRQFDGHGNYTFGLTEQTMFHEINQDKIDRPRGMDITVVTTAKNDTEGRALLRALGFPFKSVDTSTN comes from the coding sequence ATGACGAACACCGCAGTAGCTGGCAAAATCCAGCCACGTCTCAAGGCAAAGTACAAGGCAGAACTTCAGCAGGCTCTGGCCACTGAACTCGGCCTGAAGAACGTTCACGAGATCCCAACCCTCACCAAGATCGTGGTGAACATGGGTGTTGGTGAAGCAGCCAAGGATGGAAAGCTCATCGACTTCGCCGTCGCTGACCTGACCGCTATCACTGGCCAGAAGCCTTCGGTTACCAAGGCTCGCAAGTCAATCGCACAGTTCAAGCTGCGTGAAGGTCAGCCCATTGGTGCACACGTTACCCTCCGTGGTGACCGCATGTGGGAATTCCTGGACCGCACACTGTCGCTGGCTCTTCCTCGTATCCGTGACTTCCGTGGTCTTTCCGACCGCCAGTTCGACGGACACGGAAACTACACCTTTGGTCTCACCGAGCAGACAATGTTCCACGAGATCAACCAGGACAAAATCGACCGTCCTCGCGGTATGGACATCACTGTTGTGACGACTGCCAAGAACGACACCGAGGGACGCGCATTGCTTCGTGCACTGGGCTTCCCATTCAAGTCGGTAGACACCTCTACCAACTAA
- the rplN gene encoding 50S ribosomal protein L14 → MLQQESRVKVADNTGAKELLTIRVLGGSGRRYAGLGDVIVATVKDAIPGGNVKKGDVVKAVVVRTVKSTRRPDGSYIKFDENAAVILKSDGEPRGTRIFGPVGRELRDKKFMKIVSLAPEVI, encoded by the coding sequence GTGCTTCAGCAAGAATCACGCGTCAAGGTTGCCGACAACACCGGCGCCAAGGAGCTGCTCACGATTCGTGTTCTCGGTGGTTCCGGTCGTCGTTACGCCGGTCTCGGTGACGTTATCGTGGCAACCGTCAAGGACGCTATCCCCGGCGGAAACGTGAAGAAGGGTGACGTCGTTAAGGCTGTCGTCGTTCGTACCGTCAAGTCGACCCGTCGTCCCGACGGTTCCTACATCAAGTTCGATGAGAACGCAGCTGTCATCCTCAAGTCGGATGGCGAGCCTCGCGGTACTCGTATCTTCGGTCCTGTCGGTCGCGAACTGCGCGACAAGAAGTTCATGAAGATTGTTTCATTGGCTCCGGAGGTTATCTAG
- the rplF gene encoding 50S ribosomal protein L6, with translation MSRIGRLPIDIPGGVTVTIDGQDVTTKGPKGELKLTISAPITAVIEENQVVVSRPDDERNSRSLHGLTRTLIANQIVGVTQGYEKGLEVVGTGYRVASKGAGVEFALGYSHPITVEPPAGITFTVEGNNKLIVSGIDKQAVGEVAANIRKLRKPEPYKGKGVRYAGEVVRRKAGKAGK, from the coding sequence ATGTCACGTATTGGTCGTCTTCCTATTGACATCCCTGGTGGTGTAACCGTGACCATTGATGGTCAGGACGTTACTACCAAGGGTCCTAAGGGCGAACTCAAGCTCACCATTTCTGCTCCAATCACTGCTGTGATTGAGGAGAACCAGGTAGTTGTGAGCCGTCCCGATGACGAGCGCAACTCGCGTTCGCTGCACGGTTTGACCCGTACCCTCATCGCTAACCAGATTGTTGGCGTAACCCAGGGCTACGAAAAGGGCCTCGAAGTAGTCGGTACCGGTTACCGTGTTGCTTCTAAGGGCGCTGGTGTTGAGTTCGCACTCGGCTACTCGCACCCCATCACCGTGGAGCCTCCTGCAGGCATCACCTTCACTGTTGAGGGCAACAACAAGCTCATCGTGAGCGGCATCGACAAGCAAGCCGTCGGTGAAGTTGCTGCCAACATTCGTAAGCTGCGCAAGCCAGAGCCATACAAGGGCAAGGGTGTGCGTTACGCCGGCGAAGTTGTTCGCCGCAAGGCTGGAAAGGCTGGTAAGTAG
- the rplX gene encoding 50S ribosomal protein L24: MANIKKGDLVQVITGRSQARGGDRGKQGKVIEVLTDRNRVIVEGVNYVTKHSRVGQSDRGTKTGGIETVEASIHISNVAIVDPSTKKPTRVGFRTETVTKNGASKTVRVRYAKKSGKDL, translated from the coding sequence ATGGCAAACATCAAGAAGGGTGACCTCGTACAGGTCATCACTGGTCGTAGCCAGGCTCGCGGCGGAGACCGTGGCAAGCAGGGCAAGGTAATTGAGGTTCTCACCGATCGCAACCGCGTCATCGTTGAGGGTGTCAACTACGTAACCAAGCACAGCCGCGTTGGTCAGTCCGACCGCGGCACCAAGACCGGTGGTATCGAGACCGTTGAGGCTTCGATCCACATTTCAAACGTGGCAATTGTTGACCCCTCGACCAAGAAGCCAACTCGCGTTGGTTTCCGCACCGAGACTGTCACCAAGAACGGCGCAAGCAAGACCGTGCGCGTCCGTTACGCCAAGAAGTCAGGTAAGGACCTGTAA
- the rpsH gene encoding 30S ribosomal protein S8: MTMTDPVADMLTRLRNANSAHHDSVSMPNSKLKTGIAEILKSEGYIAGWEVADARVGKTLTLNLKYSADRHASIVGIKRVSKPGLRVYAKSNEIPKVLGGLGIAILSTSSGLLTDRQAEKKGVGGEVLAYVW, encoded by the coding sequence ATGACAATGACAGATCCGGTCGCAGATATGCTGACCAGACTGCGCAACGCTAACTCGGCACACCACGACTCCGTGTCCATGCCGAACAGCAAGCTCAAGACCGGCATTGCCGAAATCCTCAAATCTGAGGGTTACATCGCTGGTTGGGAAGTTGCAGATGCACGCGTAGGCAAGACCCTGACACTGAACCTCAAGTACAGTGCAGACCGCCACGCTTCTATCGTCGGTATCAAGCGTGTATCGAAGCCTGGTCTTCGTGTCTACGCAAAGTCGAACGAAATCCCCAAGGTCCTCGGTGGCCTCGGTATCGCCATTCTGTCCACCTCTAGCGGTCTTCTCACTGACCGTCAGGCTGAGAAGAAGGGCGTAGGTGGGGAAGTCCTCGCCTACGTGTGGTAA